One Acanthopagrus latus isolate v.2019 chromosome 12, fAcaLat1.1, whole genome shotgun sequence genomic region harbors:
- the mapkap1 gene encoding target of rapamycin complex 2 subunit MAPKAP1 — MAFLDNPAIILAHIRQSHVTSDDTGMCEMVLIDQDVDLEKCQLTLVPGSSCGSTGSGSLSEGGSSLTDNHACDLSQSMDITSSWDFGIRRRSNTAQRLERLRKERQNQIKCKNIQWKERTSSQSVEDLGSLFEKRDFKDRPQKTGTKSTLSLRLEQCPQQLNNPFNEYSKFDGKGHIGTTATKKIDVYLSMQMAQEKVHPMTVVTIANARVHDLIGLICWQYTSEGREPKLNENVNAYCLHIAEDDGEVDTDFPPLDSNEPIHKFGFSTLALVEKYSSPGLASRQSLFVRINAAHGFSLIPVDSLKVTMKEILQKALKKRKGSQKGSGPMYRLEKQTEPNVAVDLDSTLETQSTLEFCLVRENSSRGEESSEEDPPIDITTVQDMLSSHHYKSFKISMIHKLRFTTDVQLGISGEKVEIDPVTSQKASTKFWIRQKPISIDSDHLCACDLVEERSPSHAIFKLTYLSNHDYKPLYFESDAATVNEIVLKVNYILESRASTSRADYFAQKQRKLSRRTSFSFQKEKKTGQ; from the exons ATGGCTTTCTTGGACAATCCTGCCATTATTCTGGCCCACATCAGACAGTCTCATGTGACCAGTGATGACACAGGAATGTGTGAGATGGTACTAATAGACCAGGATGTGGATCTAGAGAAGTGCCAGCTGACTCTGGTGCCCGGCAGCAGCTGTGGGTCAACAGGGTCGGGCTCCCTTAGTGAGGGGGGCAGCAGTCTCACAGACAATCATGCCTGTGACCTCTCCCAGTCCATGGACATCACCTCCAGCTGGGACTTTGGCATCCGTCGGCGCTCTAACACAG CCCAAAGACTTGAGAGGTTAAGGAAAGAACGACAGAACCAAATCAAGtgtaaaaacattcagtggaaaGAAAGGACATCCTCCCAATCAG TGGAGGATCTGGGGTCCCTGTTTGAAAAACGGGACTTTAAAGACAGGCCGCAGAAAACAGGTACCAAGTCCACCCTTTCACTGCGACTGGAGCAGTGTCCCCAGCAGCTCAACAACCCCTTCAATGAATACTCCAAATTTGATGGCAAG GGCCACATTGGCACAACTGCTACAAAAAAGATAGACGTCTACCTCTCAATGCAGATGGCTCAGGAGAAAGTACATCCAATGACAGTAGTGACAATTGCCAATGCCCGTGTTCACGACCTCATTGGGCTCATTTGTTGGCAGTACACAAGTGAGGGGCGGGAACCTAAACTCAA TGAGAATGTGAATGCTTACTGCCTCCACATTGCTGAGGATGATGGCGAGGTTGACACAGACTTTCCCCCACTGGACTCCAATGAGCCTATCCATAAGTTTGGTTTCAGCACTCTGGCGCTGGTGGAGAAATACTCTTCACCTGGTCTTGCTTCCAGACAGTCGCTGTTTGTCAGAAT AAACGCTGCTCATGGTTTCTCTCTAATCCCAGTGGACAGTTTGAAGGTAACTATGAAGGAAATTCTCCAGAAAGCGCTCAAGAAGAGGAAAGGCTCACAGAAAGGCTCAG GGCCCATGTATCGTCTGGAGAAGCAGACAGAGCCCAACGTTGCAGTAGACCTGGACTCAACACTGGAGACACAGAGCACCCTGGAGTTTTGCCTAGTCAGAGAAAACA gcTCCAGGGGCgaggagagctcagaggaaGACCCTCCAATTGACATCACAACAGTCCAAGACATGTTGAGCAGTCACCACTATAAATCCTTCAAGATCAGTATGATCCACAAGCTGCGCTTCACCACCGATGTCCAGCTAG GCATTTCAGGAGAGAAAGTGGAAATTGATCCTGTCACCAGTCAGAAGGCCAGTACAAAGTTTTGGATTCGACAGAAACCCATCTCTATCGACTCGGACCACCTCTGTGCCTGTGACCTTGTAGAGGAGAGAAGCCCCA GTCATGCTATATTTAAGCTCACGTATCTAAGCAACCATGACTACAAGCCCCTCTACTTTGAGTCTGATGCTGCTACTGTCAATGAAATAGTGCTTAAG gtcaACTACATCCTAGAGTCCCGGGCCAGTACCTCTCGGGCTGATTATTTTGCCCAGAAGCAGCGGAAACTGAGCCGCCGGACCAGCTTCAGTTtccagaaggagaaaaagactGGTCAGTag